The stretch of DNA GTCGGCCCAGGCCAGGCCGTAGCCAGACTTTCCGCGGGCGATGGTCAACAGCAACGTGTCGCGGCGCTCGTTGAGCAGCGCTTCGTCGGTGACCGTGCCGGGGGTGACGATGCGCACCACCTTGCGCTCGACGATGCCCTTGGCCAGAGCCGGGTCGCCGATCTGCTCGCAGATCGCCACCGATTCGCCCAGGGCCACCAGGCGTGCCAGGTAGCCTTCGGCCGAGTGGTGCGGCACGCCGGCCATCGGGATCGGCTGGCCGCCGGACTGGCCGCGCTGGGTCAGGGTGATGTCGAGCAGGCGCGCGGCCTTGCGCGCGTCGTCGAAGAACAGCTCATAGAAGTCGCCCATGCGGAAAAACATCAGCACGTCCGGATGCTCCGCCTTGGCGGCGAAAAACTGCTTCATCAGGGGCGTGTGCTCGGGCGGCCGTTCGGCTGAACTCATGGATCGTGGATCTTCGTATGCGTGCGGGAGGTCCGGCGCAGGGGGCCGGCGAGGAGGTCGCTAGGCTAACAGTCGGGGGCGGATTCCGGACCCGTTGCCTGCAGGGCGAATCCGTGCTCGGCAGGCTCCGGATCAAGGTGGGTCCCGGCTTTTGCCGGGAAGACGGCCCTGGTGGAGATGCCGCCCTGCTGCACCGCCGCATTGGCTGTCTCCCGGACATGTTACGTTTCCGTTGCCGTTCGCTGCCGTATGCCCATCGGGACAGGTGTCGAGTTTGGATGGGGGTGTCGCCGGTCGCGCCAAAAGGGGGCGCGTGCGTGGTTCGTGGGTCGGACGCCGTACATCCAATAACTCGAGGGGAGGGGACGCGATGGTTTCTTGCAAGCCAGTTATTTCAGTGGGCACCACAAAGAACGTGACCAGGAAGCTGCTTGCGCTCGCGATCGCGACGACGCTCGCGACGCCGGTCTGGTCGGTCCAGGCGCAGGAGGCCGCAGCGGCCCCGGTCCTGCAGAGCGGCCAGCTGAAGAAGGACGACGAACCGACGACGCTGGCCGCCATGACGGTCACTGCGCAGAAGCGCGAGGAAGCGCTGCAGGACGTGCCGATTTCGATCACCGCCTTGCCCGAGCAGCTGCTGCAGGACACAGGCGTACGTGACGTCAAGGATTTGCAGGTGCTGGTGCCCGGCCTGACCGTGACCAGCACCCAGAGCGAGGCCCAGACCACCGCGCGCATCCGCGGCATCGGCACGGTCGGCGACAACGCTGGCCTGGAATCGTCGGTCGGCGTGGTCATCGACGGCGTCTACCGGCCGCGCAACGGCGTCGGCTTCGGCGACCTGGGCGAGATCGAGCGCATCGAAGTGCTGAAGGGCCCGCAGGGCACCGTCTTCGGCAAGAACACCTCCGCCGGCGTGATCAACGTGATCACCAAGCGCCCGCATTACCTCACCCAGGTCGAAGGCGAGCTGACGGTCGGCAACTACAACGCGGTCGGCCTGGCCGGCTCGCTCAACGTGCCGCTCAACGACATGTCGGCGTTCCGCGTTTACGCAGCCAAACGCAAGCGCGACGGCTTCACCGACGTGCACACCGGTGCCGGCCCGCGCGTGGAGACCGATGACGGCGACCAGAACTTCCACACCCTGCGCGGCCAGCTGTTGCTGGAGCCGACCGACAACCTCGACATCAATTTCATCGCCGACTTCACCAGTCGCGAGGAGAACTGCTGCGTCGGCGTGACCACGGTGCGCGGCGCCACGGGCGACATCGTCAATGCCCTGTCGCCGGACGAGGGTGTCGCGCCGGTGGCCGATCCGTTCGCACGCGTCGCCTGGAGCAACCGCAGCACCAAGCAGGACATCAAGGACAAGGGCTTCGCCGCCGAGGTGAACTGGATCACGCCGTGGTTCAGTGGCGCGACGCTGACCTCGATCACCGCATGGCGCGAGTGGGATTCGATCAACGGCCTGGATTTTGATTTCAGCAGCGCCGACATCCTCTACCGCAATGGCGAGGAAGACGAATCGCTGACCGGTTTCGAGACCTTCACCCAGGAATTCCGCCTGACCGGCGCCAGCGACAGCATCGACTGGATGGTCGGCCTGTTCTATTCCGATGAGGACCTCGACCGCAACGAGACCTACCGCATCGGCAATGCCTACGAGCCGTACCTGTCGGTGGCGCTGCTGTCGATGATCAACCCGGCGCTGGGCCGCAGCCCGACCGCGCCGCTGTTCCTGTCGCAGGCCAGCGGCCGACCGTTCGGCACGGTGTTCGCCGGCTTCGGCGCCGATGACCACTACAAGCAGAACGCCAAGAGCGCGGCCATCTTCACCAACAACACCTGGCACGCGACCGATGCGCTCGACCTGACCCTGGGCCTGCGCTACACCCGCGAGGACAAGGAACTCGACTCGGCCTACAGCAATCCCAATGGCAGCCCGGGCTGCTCGGCGATGCTCGGACCGGGCGGACAGCAACGCGTGGCGGCGGCGCTGCTCGCGCGCGGCGTGCCGCAGGCGGCGTTGCCGACGGTGATCCCGCAGGTGATCGGTTTCTCCTGCCTGCCCTGGGCCAACCCGCTGCACAACGGCCGCGTGACCCACCAGGAGAGCGAAGAGAAGGAATGGTCCGGCACGCTCAAGGCGGCCTACCGCTGGAACGAGCACTGGATGGGCTACGCCTCGGCGGCACGCGGCTACAAGGCTGGCGGCTTCAACCTCGACCGCGTGCAGTCCAATACCGGCCTGTCCAGCGGTGGCTCTGGCATCGTGCCGGTGAACGACACCTCGTTCCCGGGCGAGTTCGTCGACAGCTACGAGCTCGGCGCCAAGACCACCTGGGACGAAGGCAACCTGCTGCTCAACGCGACGCTGTTCCACCAGACCTACGAGGACTTCCAGCTCAACAGCTTCCTCGGCACCAGCTTCGTGGTGCGTTCGATCCCTGAAGTGGTGTCCAAGGGCATCGACACCGAGGTGCTGTGGCAGGCCACGCGCGGGCTGATGGTGCAAGGTGGCGTGACCTACGCCGATACCCGTTATGGCGACAGCATTCCCGGCGGCGATTTCGTCGCACCCACCGGCGCGCTGTACAAGCTGCCGGGCAGCCGGGTGAGCTTCGCGCCGTACTGGTCTTCGTCAGCCTCGGTGACCTACGACTATCCGTTTGCCGGTGACCTGCTGGCGCGCTTCAACCTCGGCGCCAAGTACATGTCGGAATACAACACCGGCTCGGACCTGGACGTGGAGAAGGTCCAGGAAGGCTTCACCGTGGTCAATGCACGCATCGGCATCGGCAAGCAGAACCGCAACTGGATGGTCGAACTGTGGGCGTTGAACCTCACCGACGAGGACTACGTCCAGGTCGGCTTCGACGCACCGCTGCAGAACGTGTCGCCGGCGCCGAACAATCCGTTCAACTCGTTCAACGGATTCCTCGGCGCGCCGCGCACGTACGGCATGACGTTGCGGATCCTGTACTGATCGACGGCGCTTCAAGACCCCTCTCCCGTCAGCGGGGGAGGGGTTGAGGTGAGGCCTGCTGCGCTTGCGGCTATCATGCCGGCATGAAAAACGACGTCTCCGATGCCGCCCTGCATCGCCTCGCCGAGGTGGTCGGCGAAGCGGCCCGCAACCACCGCCAGACCCTGGTGACCGCCGAGAGCTGCACCGGCGGCTGGATTGCAAAGATGCTCACCGACATTCCCGGCTCCTCGACCTGGTTCGAGGCGGGCATGGCGGCGTACAGCTACGAGGCCAAGCAGGCGCTGCTTGGCGTGCGTCCGCAGACGCTGGAACAGCACGGGGCGGTCAGCCGCGACACGGTGATCGAGATGGTGTCCGGCGCGCTGGTGCATTCCGGCGCGACATTGGCGGTCGCGGTGACCGGCATCGCCGGACCCGGTGGCGGCACCGAGGACAAGCCGGTCGGCACGGTGTGGATCGCCTGGAAGCGGCGCGGCGGCTACCCGACCGCGGTGACCTTCCATTTCGATGGCGACCGCGATGACGTCCGCCGGCAGACGGTGGCCGCAGCCCTGCACGGGCTGGCCGAACTGATGGCCTGAGCCGGAAGGCGGGGCGGGCAGGGGATTGACGGCCGGACTTGACGGCACGGAAACTCCGTTAGTAGTATTGCTACTAATGGACATCACCGATACCCAGCGCGCCATCCTCGCCCTGATCGCCGAGCGGATCGAAGCCGAGGGCGTGCCGCCCTCGCAGACCGAGATCGCCCGCGCCATGGGCTTCAGCAGCGTGCGTGCCGCCCAGTACCACCTCGAGGCGCTCGAGCAGGCCGGCGCCATCCAGCGCGTGCCGGGCCGGGCCCGCGGCATCCGCCTGGTGGCACCGCTGGCGGAGGTGGCCGACACGGTCGCAGTCCAGGCAGCCGATGCAGCTGCCGACGCCATCTCCGACGATGCCCTGCGCCTGCCGGTGCTGGGGCAGGTCGCTGCCGGCCGGCCGATCGGCGCCGACATCGGCTCGGACGATTTCGTCCTGCTCGATCGCGTGTTCTTCTCGCCGACGCCGGACTACCTGCTCAAGGTGAAGGGCGACTCGATGCGCGACGAAGGCATCTTCAATGGCGACCTGATCGGCGTGCACCGCACCCGCGATGCGCGCTCGGGCCAGATCGTGGTCGCGCGCATCGACGACGAGATCACCGTCAAGCTGCTCAAGATCGGCAAGGACCGCATCCGCCTGCTGCCGCGCAATCCCGACTACGCGCCGATCGAGGTCGAACCCGACCAGGATTTCGCCATCGAAGGCCTTTACTGCGGTCTGGTGAGGCCGAATCGATGAGCGCCTCCAGGGGCCGGATGTCCGTGGCTGGGATCTTCCAGCCCCGCGATGCGGCCTTTCCCCACCATCCCCCTCGGAGTGCGCCAATGGCCACCGCTTCCCTGATCAAACAAATTTGCACTGCACGCACGGGAGTCTCAGTCCGTGCGACCTGCCAAGCCTAAGTTGTCCCCGACACGAATGCCGTCATCCCGGCAATACGACCAACACGACCTCAAGGACTCCACGATGGACGAGAACAAGAAGCGCGCCCTTTCGGCCGCCCTGGGCCAGATCGAGAAGCAGTTCGGCAAGGGCTCGGTGATGCGCATGGGTGACCGCGTGGCGGAGCCGGCCGAGGTCATCGGCACCGGCTCGCTGATGCTCGACATCGCCCTGGGTATCGGCGGCCTGCCCAAGGGCCGCGTCGTCGAGATCTACGGTCCCGAGTCCTCGGGCAAGACCACGCTGACCCTGCAGACCATCGCCGAGTGCCAGAAGCTGGGCGGCACCGCGGCCTTCGTCGACGCCGAGCACGCGCTCGACCCGACCTACGCCTCCAAGCTCGGCGTCAACGTCGACGACCTGCTGGTCAGCCAGCCCGACACCGGCGAGCAGGCCCTGGAAATCGCCGACATGCTGGTGCGTTCGGGCGCGGTCGACATGGTCGTGGTCGACTCGGTCGCCGCGCTGACCCCGCGTGCCGAAATCGAAGGCGAGATGGGCGACCAGCTGCCGGGCCTGCAGGCCCGCCTGATGAGCCAGGCACTGCGCAAGCTGACCGGCAACATCAAGCGCTCCAACTGCATGGTGATCTTCATCAACCAGCTGCGCATGAAGATCGGCGTGATGATGCCGGGCCAGAGCCCGGAAACCACCACCGGCGGCAATGCGCTCAAGTTCTACGCCTCCGTGCGCCTCGACATCCGCCGCATCGGCGCGATCAAGAAGGGCGACGAGATCATCGGCAACCAGACCCGCATCAAGGTGGTCAAGAACAAGCTGGCGCCTCCGTTCAA from Lysobacter arenosi encodes:
- a CDS encoding TonB-dependent receptor; this encodes MTRKLLALAIATTLATPVWSVQAQEAAAAPVLQSGQLKKDDEPTTLAAMTVTAQKREEALQDVPISITALPEQLLQDTGVRDVKDLQVLVPGLTVTSTQSEAQTTARIRGIGTVGDNAGLESSVGVVIDGVYRPRNGVGFGDLGEIERIEVLKGPQGTVFGKNTSAGVINVITKRPHYLTQVEGELTVGNYNAVGLAGSLNVPLNDMSAFRVYAAKRKRDGFTDVHTGAGPRVETDDGDQNFHTLRGQLLLEPTDNLDINFIADFTSREENCCVGVTTVRGATGDIVNALSPDEGVAPVADPFARVAWSNRSTKQDIKDKGFAAEVNWITPWFSGATLTSITAWREWDSINGLDFDFSSADILYRNGEEDESLTGFETFTQEFRLTGASDSIDWMVGLFYSDEDLDRNETYRIGNAYEPYLSVALLSMINPALGRSPTAPLFLSQASGRPFGTVFAGFGADDHYKQNAKSAAIFTNNTWHATDALDLTLGLRYTREDKELDSAYSNPNGSPGCSAMLGPGGQQRVAAALLARGVPQAALPTVIPQVIGFSCLPWANPLHNGRVTHQESEEKEWSGTLKAAYRWNEHWMGYASAARGYKAGGFNLDRVQSNTGLSSGGSGIVPVNDTSFPGEFVDSYELGAKTTWDEGNLLLNATLFHQTYEDFQLNSFLGTSFVVRSIPEVVSKGIDTEVLWQATRGLMVQGGVTYADTRYGDSIPGGDFVAPTGALYKLPGSRVSFAPYWSSSASVTYDYPFAGDLLARFNLGAKYMSEYNTGSDLDVEKVQEGFTVVNARIGIGKQNRNWMVELWALNLTDEDYVQVGFDAPLQNVSPAPNNPFNSFNGFLGAPRTYGMTLRILY
- a CDS encoding CinA family protein, giving the protein MKNDVSDAALHRLAEVVGEAARNHRQTLVTAESCTGGWIAKMLTDIPGSSTWFEAGMAAYSYEAKQALLGVRPQTLEQHGAVSRDTVIEMVSGALVHSGATLAVAVTGIAGPGGGTEDKPVGTVWIAWKRRGGYPTAVTFHFDGDRDDVRRQTVAAALHGLAELMA
- the lexA gene encoding transcriptional repressor LexA; protein product: MDITDTQRAILALIAERIEAEGVPPSQTEIARAMGFSSVRAAQYHLEALEQAGAIQRVPGRARGIRLVAPLAEVADTVAVQAADAAADAISDDALRLPVLGQVAAGRPIGADIGSDDFVLLDRVFFSPTPDYLLKVKGDSMRDEGIFNGDLIGVHRTRDARSGQIVVARIDDEITVKLLKIGKDRIRLLPRNPDYAPIEVEPDQDFAIEGLYCGLVRPNR
- the recA gene encoding recombinase RecA: MDENKKRALSAALGQIEKQFGKGSVMRMGDRVAEPAEVIGTGSLMLDIALGIGGLPKGRVVEIYGPESSGKTTLTLQTIAECQKLGGTAAFVDAEHALDPTYASKLGVNVDDLLVSQPDTGEQALEIADMLVRSGAVDMVVVDSVAALTPRAEIEGEMGDQLPGLQARLMSQALRKLTGNIKRSNCMVIFINQLRMKIGVMMPGQSPETTTGGNALKFYASVRLDIRRIGAIKKGDEIIGNQTRIKVVKNKLAPPFKQVVTEILYGEGISREGELIDMGVDAKLVEKSGAWYSAYDERIGQGKENARQYLKDNPEVAKRLEAALREKFVATDAKRDEDGDDAVADD